The Pseudophaeobacter arcticus DSM 23566 genome includes a region encoding these proteins:
- a CDS encoding Crp/Fnr family transcriptional regulator yields the protein MNIGRKFSAPKGTTLFSPGQECPGFLILKQGCIKVTLTGSSGREVVLYRVHPGEVCLQTFTCLIEDQTYAAEGVVEEDLRGDLIPASQFRQVIEQDEAFRNDVLTSVALRFGEYQQLIEDIALTGFDARLAKVLLRLVDATGVVPVTHTALAAETASGRAYVSRRLAEFSRRGIVEQLADGIRICNAPELAQIAEQK from the coding sequence GTGAATATCGGTAGAAAATTCTCGGCCCCAAAGGGCACAACACTGTTCAGCCCCGGACAGGAGTGCCCCGGTTTCCTGATCCTGAAGCAGGGCTGTATCAAGGTCACCCTGACCGGCAGCAGCGGCCGCGAGGTGGTGCTGTACCGGGTGCACCCGGGCGAGGTCTGCCTACAGACCTTTACCTGCCTGATCGAAGATCAAACCTATGCCGCCGAGGGCGTGGTCGAAGAGGATCTACGCGGAGACCTGATCCCTGCAAGCCAGTTTCGACAGGTGATCGAACAGGATGAAGCCTTTCGCAATGACGTGCTGACCTCCGTCGCGCTGCGGTTCGGCGAATATCAGCAACTGATCGAAGACATCGCGCTGACAGGATTTGACGCCCGCCTTGCCAAGGTGCTGCTGCGTCTTGTCGATGCAACTGGGGTTGTGCCTGTCACCCACACAGCCCTGGCCGCTGAAACCGCCTCGGGGCGAGCCTATGTTTCGCGTCGCCTGGCAGAATTTTCCCGCCGTGGGATTGTCGAACAGCTCGCAGACGGTATTCGCATCTGCAATGCACCTGAGCTGGCGCAGATTGCCGAACAAAAGTAG
- a CDS encoding YgaP family membrane protein produces the protein MTKNEGKIDRILRVIAGIVLLSLVFIGPQSLWGLIGIVPLATGLLGNCPLYSILGINTCPLKN, from the coding sequence ATGACCAAGAACGAAGGCAAAATTGACCGCATCCTGCGGGTTATCGCCGGTATCGTCCTGCTCTCGCTTGTCTTTATCGGCCCTCAAAGCCTGTGGGGTTTGATCGGTATCGTGCCTCTGGCCACTGGCCTGCTGGGCAATTGCCCGCTCTACTCTATACTGGGTATCAATACCTGCCCGCTGAAAAACTGA
- a CDS encoding U32 family peptidase — MPAGNLRKLKLAILYGADAVYLGTPDMSLRTKSEFSLEEVIEGVAFCHAHGRRAYLTLNLFSHNKDIDKLDEYIDTVRKVRPDGLIIADPGVFQYVKDRAPELPLHISTQSNICSWLSVKFWQDQGAELCVLAREVSFSELKEIREKCPDIKLEAFVHGAMCMTYSGRCLLSNFMAERGANQGNCANSCRWNYSFRMRLKDGTVQDLQITDDNADMFEFLLEEGCRPGELMPIEEDARGSYILNSKDLCIMPKLNEYLEIGVDSLKVEGRGKSEYYCAIVARAYRMAIDDYYADPENWDPKPYMRELEAVGNRGYTLAFHEGRLTNYAHNYEHTASLAQWEYAGVVTEVTEDAFLVEVKNKLVAGEVLEFVSPIARETVLLRVYDFENAATGQRAQVVQGSTKTVIRLPFTLFDHEDIDALKLRFPQYSVMRKERALTEEQWNRVRFDKLTQGLEISGTENPAAYAKRRDALAKSIEEDGNTRRFKTNRVGVEGCCGKGCNGCMIFWQDDQYARAREVLLKRKQGQQLSRAEATELKRAVPQL; from the coding sequence ATGCCCGCAGGAAATCTGCGCAAACTCAAGCTGGCCATTTTATACGGGGCGGATGCGGTCTATCTGGGCACGCCGGATATGTCCCTGCGCACCAAATCCGAGTTCTCGCTGGAAGAGGTGATCGAGGGCGTCGCCTTCTGCCACGCCCATGGACGGCGCGCCTATCTGACGCTGAACCTGTTTTCCCACAACAAAGACATCGACAAGCTGGACGAATATATCGACACCGTCCGCAAGGTGCGCCCGGACGGTTTGATCATCGCGGATCCCGGCGTTTTTCAATACGTCAAGGACCGCGCCCCCGAACTGCCGCTGCATATTTCAACCCAAAGCAATATCTGCTCCTGGCTGTCGGTCAAATTCTGGCAGGATCAGGGGGCTGAGCTCTGCGTGCTGGCCCGCGAAGTTTCGTTTTCTGAGCTGAAAGAGATCCGCGAGAAATGCCCGGATATCAAGCTGGAGGCCTTTGTGCATGGGGCCATGTGCATGACCTATTCCGGCCGCTGCCTGCTGTCGAACTTTATGGCGGAACGCGGGGCCAATCAGGGCAATTGCGCCAATTCCTGCCGCTGGAACTACAGCTTCCGCATGCGTCTGAAGGACGGCACCGTGCAGGACCTTCAGATCACCGATGACAACGCCGATATGTTCGAATTCCTGCTGGAAGAAGGCTGCCGCCCTGGTGAGCTGATGCCGATTGAGGAAGACGCGCGCGGCTCCTATATCCTCAACTCCAAAGATCTCTGCATCATGCCCAAGCTGAACGAATACCTTGAGATTGGCGTGGACAGCCTCAAGGTCGAGGGACGCGGCAAGTCTGAATACTACTGCGCCATCGTCGCCCGCGCCTACCGCATGGCGATTGATGACTACTACGCGGACCCGGAAAACTGGGACCCCAAACCCTATATGCGCGAGCTGGAGGCAGTGGGCAATCGCGGCTACACCCTGGCCTTCCACGAGGGACGCCTGACCAACTATGCCCATAATTATGAACACACCGCCTCGCTGGCGCAGTGGGAATATGCTGGCGTCGTCACCGAGGTGACCGAGGATGCCTTTCTGGTAGAGGTGAAGAACAAGCTGGTCGCCGGTGAGGTGCTGGAGTTTGTCTCTCCCATCGCCCGCGAGACCGTGCTGTTGCGGGTCTATGACTTTGAGAACGCCGCCACTGGCCAAAGGGCGCAAGTGGTGCAGGGCAGCACCAAGACGGTGATCCGCCTGCCCTTCACCCTGTTCGACCACGAAGACATCGACGCGCTAAAGCTGCGGTTCCCGCAGTATTCCGTGATGCGCAAGGAACGCGCCCTGACCGAGGAGCAGTGGAACCGGGTGCGGTTTGACAAGCTCACCCAGGGGTTGGAGATCAGCGGCACGGAAAACCCCGCAGCCTATGCCAAACGCCGCGATGCGCTGGCCAAAAGCATTGAGGAAGACGGCAATACCCGCCGGTTCAAAACCAATCGTGTTGGTGTCGAGGGCTGCTGCGGCAAGGGCTGCAACGGGTGCATGATCTTCTGGCAGGATGATCAATACGCCCGCGCCCGCGAGGTGCTGCTCAAGCGCAAACAGGGCCAGCAACTCAGCCGTGCCGAGGCGACCGAATTGAAACGGGCGGTGCCGCAGCTGTGA
- a CDS encoding DUF3775 domain-containing protein → MLEISTRKVAQVALMARELGRAEGELRAFIDRLSMDEQAEITAIMWIGRGSFEPEELAEAIETAKSEASTPTADYLIGTPHLADNIEAGLDALGVDVQDVEDDVIGR, encoded by the coding sequence ATGCTGGAGATTTCCACACGCAAGGTTGCACAGGTGGCCCTGATGGCGCGGGAACTGGGACGTGCGGAGGGCGAGCTGCGCGCCTTTATTGATCGCCTGAGCATGGATGAACAGGCTGAAATCACCGCAATCATGTGGATTGGCCGCGGCAGTTTTGAGCCGGAAGAACTGGCCGAAGCAATAGAGACTGCCAAGTCTGAGGCCTCTACTCCGACGGCTGACTACCTGATTGGCACCCCACATCTGGCCGACAACATTGAGGCCGGCCTGGATGCGCTGGGCGTCGATGTGCAGGATGTTGAGGATGATGTGATCGGCCGTTAG
- a CDS encoding adenylate/guanylate cyclase domain-containing protein, translated as MTSTSLDTRLLHQAEVKVERIVAVLRIGVAFCLLSAFLFLVQGEGADQPYLRIQWLLAFMTLVFYFLLGGVSYWLAVSGRFRRWMVWPAVTLDCVFMLVNTWAGLRNTGLPGELTFLLPPTWLVPVILAFAVLRFNPYLQAYCVALVVGGLAFLTFWQPETVTPFITARVEIMVMQPPNMVRVVMIAMGGVVLIVAAYRTRKLLHSSIEDARARANLTRYLPAQIADRLAAGELSELRKGRQQEMVVMFVDIRGFTNWSEGRAPEEVGAYISEFRRRVQRAVGQNQGMIDKFIGDAAMILFEGERAAIRSLGCIDDLLAELQDWGKDRQAEGRKPVRVGIGLHLGEVFSGVVGDAQRLEYSVFGDTVNTAARLEELTKSAGVDVIASAAVLQAAGSEPAREGWSALPAEHLRGRSSWVEIFGREAVAG; from the coding sequence ATGACATCCACATCTCTGGACACCCGATTGCTGCACCAGGCAGAGGTGAAAGTAGAACGGATCGTGGCGGTGCTGCGGATCGGTGTCGCCTTTTGTCTGCTGAGTGCCTTTTTGTTTCTGGTGCAGGGGGAAGGCGCGGATCAGCCTTATCTGCGGATCCAGTGGCTGCTCGCCTTTATGACGCTGGTTTTTTACTTCCTGTTGGGCGGGGTGTCTTATTGGCTTGCCGTCTCTGGGCGCTTTCGCCGCTGGATGGTCTGGCCGGCGGTGACACTGGATTGTGTCTTCATGCTGGTGAACACCTGGGCTGGGCTTCGCAATACCGGCCTGCCAGGGGAGCTGACCTTTCTGTTGCCGCCCACCTGGCTGGTGCCGGTCATTCTGGCCTTTGCGGTGTTGCGCTTTAACCCCTATCTGCAGGCCTATTGCGTTGCGCTGGTTGTGGGTGGCCTGGCCTTTCTGACGTTTTGGCAACCGGAAACGGTGACACCTTTCATCACGGCGCGGGTTGAAATCATGGTGATGCAGCCGCCCAATATGGTGCGGGTGGTCATGATCGCCATGGGCGGCGTTGTGCTGATTGTTGCGGCCTATCGGACCCGCAAGCTGTTGCACAGCTCGATCGAAGATGCCCGGGCCAGGGCCAATCTCACCCGCTATCTGCCTGCCCAGATCGCAGATCGGCTGGCAGCCGGAGAGCTGAGCGAGCTGCGCAAGGGCCGTCAGCAGGAAATGGTGGTGATGTTTGTCGATATTCGCGGCTTTACCAATTGGTCCGAGGGGCGGGCACCAGAAGAAGTTGGTGCCTATATCAGCGAGTTTCGCCGCCGTGTGCAGCGGGCGGTGGGGCAGAACCAGGGCATGATCGACAAGTTCATCGGCGATGCCGCCATGATCCTGTTTGAAGGTGAGAGGGCTGCAATCCGGTCCCTTGGCTGCATCGATGACCTGCTGGCGGAACTGCAGGACTGGGGCAAGGACCGCCAGGCTGAGGGCCGCAAACCGGTGCGTGTGGGGATTGGTCTGCATCTGGGTGAGGTTTTTTCCGGTGTGGTCGGCGATGCCCAGCGTTTGGAATATTCGGTCTTTGGCGATACGGTGAATACGGCGGCACGTCTGGAAGAGCTGACCAAGTCGGCAGGCGTGGATGTCATTGCCTCGGCGGCAGTGCTGCAGGCGGCGGGCAGCGAGCCCGCGCGCGAGGGGTGGTCTGCGCTGCCGGCGGAGCACCTGCGCGGGCGCAGCAGCTGGGTCGAAATCTTCGGACGTGAGGCGGTGGCCGGTTGA
- a CDS encoding DNA recombination protein RmuC: protein MEGMDDAVQAMNEVGLLILLAAGFAALLLLLLLLSLRASARVARAMGPLSGQIGQLGQSVHQLQGGLQHVSDTQASAQVQMVQTVEARLTAVQQHMNDRLADNALRQAQSMAQMQERMQESLHGSSKRTVTSLTQLQERLAVIDKAQDNITKLSGDVLSLQDILSNKQTRGAFGEIQLNDIVSKALPAGSYTMQATLSNGKRADCLVHLPNPPGPIVIDSKFPLEPYEALHRAETRDEKAYAIRQMKAALRAHISAISEKYIVEGETAEGALMFLPSEAVYAELHANFTAVVREGFAAKVWIVSPTTCMATLNTMRAILKDARMREQAGAIRSELGLLYRDMERLGERVGNLDRHFGQAAKDIAEIRVSAEKAGRRAQRLDNFDFEDLAAESPGNIVPLEQKTP, encoded by the coding sequence ATGGAGGGAATGGATGACGCAGTTCAGGCAATGAATGAGGTTGGGCTGCTGATTCTTCTGGCGGCTGGTTTTGCCGCTCTGCTGTTGCTGTTGCTGCTCCTGTCGCTGCGGGCCTCGGCGCGGGTGGCACGGGCCATGGGGCCGCTTTCGGGGCAGATTGGCCAGCTGGGGCAATCGGTGCATCAGTTGCAGGGTGGCTTGCAGCATGTTTCCGACACCCAGGCGAGCGCACAGGTGCAAATGGTGCAGACGGTCGAGGCGCGCCTCACTGCGGTGCAGCAGCATATGAATGACCGGCTGGCGGACAATGCATTACGCCAGGCGCAGTCCATGGCGCAGATGCAGGAGCGCATGCAGGAAAGCCTGCATGGCAGCAGCAAACGCACGGTGACCTCGCTCACCCAGCTGCAGGAGCGTCTGGCGGTGATCGACAAGGCGCAGGACAATATCACCAAACTGTCAGGCGATGTGCTGTCACTGCAGGATATTCTGTCAAACAAGCAGACCCGCGGCGCCTTTGGGGAAATCCAGCTGAACGATATCGTCTCCAAGGCGCTGCCGGCGGGCAGCTACACGATGCAGGCGACCCTGAGTAACGGCAAACGTGCCGATTGTCTGGTGCATCTGCCCAATCCTCCGGGGCCAATTGTCATCGACAGCAAATTCCCGCTGGAACCCTATGAGGCGCTGCACCGGGCTGAAACCCGCGACGAAAAAGCCTATGCCATTCGGCAGATGAAGGCGGCTTTGCGGGCGCATATCAGTGCGATCTCGGAAAAATACATTGTTGAGGGCGAAACCGCCGAAGGCGCGCTGATGTTCCTGCCCTCAGAGGCGGTCTATGCAGAACTGCATGCAAATTTCACCGCCGTGGTGCGAGAAGGCTTTGCCGCCAAGGTTTGGATTGTCTCCCCCACCACCTGCATGGCGACACTCAATACCATGCGCGCAATCCTCAAGGATGCGCGTATGCGGGAACAAGCCGGGGCGATACGCTCTGAGCTGGGGCTCTTGTATCGCGATATGGAACGCTTAGGTGAGCGGGTAGGCAATCTGGACCGCCACTTTGGGCAGGCCGCCAAGGATATCGCTGAGATCCGGGTCAGCGCCGAAAAGGCTGGACGGCGGGCACAGCGGTTGGACAATTTTGATTTTGAGGATCTGGCGGCGGAGTCGCCCGGCAATATTGTGCCCCTGGAGCAAAAGACCCCATGA
- the mutL gene encoding DNA mismatch repair endonuclease MutL, protein MSSQSPHISDHDRPTIRQLDDSAINRIAAGEVVERPASAVKELVENAIDAGAQRITIEIADGGKTLIRVTDDGCGMTSRDLPLALSRHATSKIDGTDLLNIHTFGFRGEALPSLGAVGRLTITSRAAGHDAAQIRVAGGKMEPVRPAALRSGTIVELSDLFYATPARLKFMRTDRAESQAIGDVVKRLAMAEPSVGFTLRDVSGGGEGRVTFRADPLTGDLFDALHGRLAAVLGREFAENALRIDATREGIRLFGYAALPTYSRGAAVAQFLFVNSRPVKDKMLTGALRGAYFDFLSRDRHPAAALFIDCDPTLVDVNVHPAKSEVRFRDPGLARGLIVSALRHALAEAGHRASTTVAGATLGAMRPEVPTATGAARVYQMDRPSMGARTASYAGQRPDFTPAPSPTYGAPVTEGFAELQDAYSGRITEAPGPVSDAPETTAPGAEHLPLGAARGQVHENYIIAQTADGMVIVDQHAAHERLVYEKLKQQMAENGVAAQALLIPEIVELGSNDCARILAHAEELKKFGLGLEAFGGNALAVRETPALLGEVNAEAMVKDILDELDDQGESQLVQARLEAILSRVACHGSIRSGRRMRGEEMNALLREMEATPHSGQCNHGRPTYVELKLADIERLFGRS, encoded by the coding sequence CTGGTTGAAAACGCCATTGATGCCGGTGCACAGCGGATAACCATCGAGATCGCAGATGGCGGCAAGACCCTGATCCGGGTGACCGATGATGGCTGCGGCATGACCTCCCGCGATCTGCCCCTGGCGCTGTCGCGCCATGCGACCTCGAAAATTGACGGCACGGATCTGCTCAATATCCATACCTTTGGCTTTCGCGGTGAGGCGCTGCCAAGTCTGGGCGCGGTGGGGCGGCTGACCATCACCAGCCGGGCGGCAGGCCATGATGCGGCGCAGATCCGGGTGGCGGGCGGCAAGATGGAACCGGTGCGGCCAGCGGCGCTGCGATCCGGCACCATCGTCGAGCTGAGCGATCTGTTTTATGCCACCCCGGCACGGCTGAAGTTCATGCGCACCGACCGGGCGGAATCCCAGGCGATTGGCGATGTGGTCAAGCGGCTTGCCATGGCGGAACCTTCGGTGGGGTTCACCCTGCGCGATGTCTCTGGCGGCGGCGAAGGGCGGGTGACCTTTCGTGCGGATCCACTGACCGGCGATCTGTTTGATGCGCTGCATGGGCGTCTGGCTGCGGTGCTGGGGCGGGAATTTGCGGAAAACGCGCTGCGTATTGATGCCACCCGCGAGGGTATTCGCCTGTTTGGCTATGCCGCCTTGCCGACCTATTCGCGGGGCGCGGCAGTGGCGCAGTTCCTGTTTGTGAACTCACGTCCGGTGAAGGACAAGATGCTGACAGGGGCGCTGCGGGGTGCCTATTTTGATTTTCTCAGCCGCGATCGCCATCCGGCGGCGGCGCTGTTTATCGACTGTGATCCAACCCTGGTGGATGTGAATGTGCATCCGGCCAAATCCGAAGTGCGCTTTCGCGATCCTGGTCTGGCCCGTGGTTTGATTGTCTCGGCGCTGCGGCACGCCCTGGCCGAGGCCGGGCATCGGGCCTCGACCACGGTGGCCGGGGCCACATTGGGGGCGATGCGTCCAGAGGTGCCCACTGCAACAGGCGCGGCGCGGGTCTATCAGATGGACCGCCCCTCCATGGGGGCGCGCACTGCGTCCTATGCCGGGCAGCGCCCGGATTTCACCCCGGCACCGTCGCCGACATACGGTGCGCCGGTGACCGAAGGCTTTGCCGAGCTGCAGGACGCATACAGTGGCCGCATAACCGAGGCCCCGGGGCCAGTGTCGGATGCGCCCGAGACCACCGCGCCCGGGGCCGAGCATCTGCCGTTGGGGGCGGCACGCGGGCAGGTGCACGAAAACTACATCATTGCCCAGACCGCGGATGGTATGGTGATTGTCGATCAACATGCGGCCCATGAGCGGCTGGTCTATGAAAAGCTGAAGCAGCAAATGGCGGAGAATGGCGTGGCCGCCCAGGCCTTGCTGATCCCCGAGATCGTCGAGTTGGGCAGCAATGACTGCGCCCGCATCCTCGCCCATGCGGAGGAGCTGAAAAAATTTGGCCTTGGGCTGGAAGCCTTCGGCGGAAATGCCCTTGCCGTGCGTGAAACCCCTGCCTTGCTGGGAGAGGTGAACGCAGAGGCCATGGTGAAAGACATTCTGGATGAGCTGGACGACCAGGGCGAAAGCCAGCTGGTGCAGGCGCGGCTGGAGGCCATCCTGTCCCGGGTTGCCTGCCACGGGTCGATCCGGTCCGGCCGGCGCATGCGCGGCGAAGAGATGAATGCGCTGCTGCGCGAGATGGAGGCAACGCCGCATTCCGGCCAATGCAACCATGGTCGCCCCACCTATGTGGAATTGAAGCTTGCCGATATCGAACGGCTGTTTGGGCGCAGCTGA